A window of the Halopseudomonas phragmitis genome harbors these coding sequences:
- a CDS encoding 5-oxoprolinase subunit PxpA produces MATPLLNCDMGESFGAWRMGLDEQVMPWVDCANIACGFHASDPGTMRRTVRLAVEHEVRIGAHPAYPDLVGFGRRSMACSAQEVEDLLLYQIGALEAICRAEGTWVSYIKPHGALYNDMMRQPDLLATVIRTIARYDRSLPLMLLGQADNRQTEALAQEYGIVLWLEGFADRGYDANGQLLPRTLPGAVHHDPQRILDQALTLARGEPLIASDGSALHLRIDSLCVHGDNPESVAVVRRIREALEALDPS; encoded by the coding sequence ATGGCTACCCCGTTACTCAATTGCGATATGGGTGAAAGCTTCGGTGCCTGGCGCATGGGCCTGGACGAGCAGGTCATGCCCTGGGTCGATTGCGCTAATATCGCCTGTGGCTTCCATGCCTCCGACCCTGGCACCATGCGCCGCACCGTGCGTCTGGCGGTCGAACACGAGGTGCGTATCGGGGCTCATCCGGCCTATCCGGATCTGGTCGGTTTTGGCCGCCGCTCAATGGCCTGCAGTGCCCAGGAAGTCGAAGACCTGCTGCTGTACCAGATCGGCGCGCTGGAAGCGATCTGCCGTGCCGAGGGTACCTGGGTCAGCTACATCAAGCCGCACGGCGCACTGTACAACGACATGATGCGCCAGCCCGACTTGCTGGCCACGGTGATCCGCACCATTGCCCGCTATGACCGCAGCCTGCCACTGATGCTGCTGGGCCAGGCCGACAACCGTCAGACCGAGGCCCTGGCCCAGGAGTATGGCATCGTGCTGTGGCTGGAGGGGTTCGCTGACCGGGGTTACGATGCCAATGGCCAACTGCTGCCCCGCACACTTCCAGGTGCTGTGCACCATGACCCGCAGCGGATCCTTGATCAGGCCCTGACATTGGCCCGCGGCGAGCCGCTGATCGCCAGCGATGGCAGCGCCCTGCACCTGCGGATCGACTCGCTGTGCGTGCACGGCGACAACCCCGAATCGGTCGCAGTGGTCCGCCG
- a CDS encoding DUF2946 family protein, producing the protein MPLSKQQRTHIALLLYLSILLSGFSCALTHSAHLALGLALGQVAFCSLGEGLSDGSLVADPMLKEHSGSPSLPFNCPLCQLTTLSLTLVLALICLLRRRPALVPAWPPLQPLSPRQAWPPANPRAP; encoded by the coding sequence ATGCCCCTGAGCAAACAACAGCGCACCCATATCGCCCTGCTACTGTATCTGAGCATTCTGCTCAGCGGCTTTTCCTGTGCGCTCACCCACAGCGCCCATCTGGCACTGGGGTTGGCTCTGGGGCAGGTAGCGTTCTGTTCGCTGGGCGAGGGCCTGTCTGACGGCAGCCTGGTCGCCGATCCCATGCTCAAGGAGCACTCCGGCTCACCGAGCCTGCCCTTCAATTGCCCGCTATGCCAGCTCACGACCCTGAGCCTGACCCTGGTTCTGGCCTTGATCTGCCTGCTACGGCGGCGCCCGGCGCTGGTTCCGGCCTGGCCGCCGCTGCAGCCTCTGTCACCCCGCCAGGCCTGGCCGCCGGCCAATCCCCGAGCCCCCTAG